Genomic segment of Gasterosteus aculeatus chromosome 4, fGasAcu3.hap1.1, whole genome shotgun sequence:
AGCATATTCTCTGACAAAAACGACAAGACACAGTTTGATGTAGGAAAGACCACAATTTCAAGGAAGGATGAAGGATCAGATACAGCTTTAGAAAATGGAGATTTGTCCGCATCAGTAGGTCCAGTCCTTCAAGTAGAACCTGAATTCCCATTGCTTGTGGTTAGTGAGCATGTCAAAGGCCTGAAGGAGGAGAACGCTAACGTGGAGGAGAAAACGGAGGTAGTAGCTCAGCCTCTGGGAAAGCCTTGTGAAGAAGATGCAGTTGCTGAGGTGACCTTAGTATTTAGGACAAGAAGTGCAAAATGGCTAACTAAAACGTGTACCATATAATACATCAATACCTTAACACTGCAAAATACAGTGAAATGTTTGGATTTCAGACTGTGCATCAAAAACCTGCAGAGTGGAAATACAAATTCACTATTCTATAAAAATGTATAGAATTGTGTACAGCTATATTTCATTTCCATTTGTTATTTCTCAGGACTGTactcacatatacacattaatcaCATGTAACATGTTAAAAAGATTGCAGTTTCTGTTTTTGAATTTACCAATAATTGTTGTGTTTCCATCCAACAGGTGAAAATGGAGGAGACCATGAAAGAGCCTGAAGAGAAAGAAATATCTGCCAAGGACTGCAGTCCCACCAGCCCATCTGACCTAGCCAAGCTGGAAAGCACAGTCTTACCCATTCTTGAGGCCAAGACACAACCAAAGGAAGATGAGGAGACACTAACAGACACCCTAAAGACCAGACGTAAATTACAAGTGCTTCCTCTCTCACCTGACTCACCCAGCTCAGAAGATGACCGGGGACTTTGTGAGAAGAATGACAAAGGTACCACAAAGAAAAAGCTACTCGTGCCCATGGATGTCAGGGCAGATTCCCTGGATGACAGCAGTGAAAGCTTTGGAAAAGAAAGCCCGATATCTGGTGATGATGAGGAATTTATCCGAAAACAGATTATGGAAATGAGTGAAAATGAGGATGCCTCCCCGTCTGATGAGGAAAACCTCATCAGGCGTAAGATAAGGGAGAATGAGAAGAAGCAAATGGAACAGAAGACAACTGAGGGTGTAGAGAGGAGTGCATCAGGAAAAGCCAGACGACTTACCAAAAAATGCACAATTAGTCCAGATGACGAAGAGGTTAAACAACTACGTGACTCATCGGAAAAACCTGATATAAACCGAGAGGAGGGACAAGACTCCAAGGAAGGGAGTGGTACTGGAGTCCGCAAATTCCGAATAATGGAGCTGAATTCAACCAGCGGCCCTATCCATATACCTAATGATGATAGAGAACCTGAGATGGAAAGCCTTACAGACTCTCCAGATGATCGGTCTAGAGGTGAGGggtcatccagtctacatgcaTCCAGCTTCACCCCCGGGACATCCCCGACATCACTCTCATCACTGGATGAAGACAGTGACAGCGGTAGTCCCAGCCATATCCGTTCTGGTGAGGGTAAACAACACAGGAAAGCCAAACACAGACAACCTGGTCAAATGCTGCCAACTATTGAAGACTCTTCTGAAGAGGAAGAGTTAcgggaagaagaagagctgctgagggagcaagaaaaacagaagggaTCGGGGAAAAAGTCCAAGAAGGACAAAGAAGAGATCCGAGCCCAGAGGAGACGAGAGCGTCCAAAGACACCACCGAGCAACCTTTCGCCCATCGAAGACGCCTCACCAACCGAGGAACTCAGGCAAGAAGCTGAGATGGAGGAGATCAGGCGATCGTCCTGCTCTGATTTCTCCCCCAGTGTTGAATCAGATTCTGAAGGATTTGAAATCCATCCTGCAAAGATTGCGGCAGTTCAGAAAACCTATCAACTTCCTATATCGGTGTCTCTTCACTCTCCAACAGATGCTCAAAATCTTGATCAACCACAGAAAAAAACTCTCAAAACGGCTGATGAAGCCTATGAGGAAATAATGCTAAGGGCCAAGTCTCCAACCCTTGACAAAGGAAATATTCAACCAGGAAAAGAGTCCCTTTACGGGGGAATGCTTATTGAAGACTATGCCTATGCATCTCTTATTGACAATTCAACAGCTGATACGGGTGGACCGGAGAAGATTAATGTTCCCGCGCAGCCAAAAACACTGAGATCACCAGATGAAGTTTATGAAGACATGataaagaagaggaaggaattCATCCAGCTTGAGAAGGAATATCAAAAGATGCAGCCAAAAGTGGAAAGCACAACCCCAGAAATTGTGTTGCAACCTGCTGAGGACACTTTCCCCAAAAGCACCACAGTAACATTAGGCAAGGATGGGAAGCCATTGTTGGATGCCGAAACTGCCTATGAAGAGCTAATTAAAAGAACTCTGACTCCTGGAACAAGTCCAACTCTGCAGGAACCAGAAGTGGAAGCCACTGCATCTAAAAGGGCACTCAATCCCATTCCAGACTTAAAGGTGACACAGTGTTCTTCAGGAGAGTTGTCCTCTGATGACGAAAGTATTAAAAAAGAGGAGATTATAACTATAGTGTCAGACACGCCAGAGGCTATGGAAACTGAGCCGGTCACAGTGTCTACCGAGTCTCCGCCATCATCCACATCATATCAACAAACTCACACCACAATCACAGAATCAGAGCTCGATATTGTTGACTTATCGAGTGCACTCCCAAGAACATCAGTCCCGGCAATTGTTAGTGTTTCACCCTTGCCCACAGTCCCCCAGTACACACCCGGTGTCTCTAGCGTAGTGTCAACTTCTCCACCTTTACCTCCTAAGCCTAGTGTACTGCTTAGGGCTAATTCTCAGGAAAAAGCAGAAGTACCTGTTGCACCGCCACTGCCTCCTCCAACCCCTCCAAAACCTACGGTTTTCCCCAGGAAAGCTCCTGTCCCACTTCCACCTCAGGCTTCAGCAACACAGATCAGGCCAGAGATGGTGGCTATGACTGCAAGCCAAGGATCACCCACAAGACAACTAGTTACACCAATATACAAGCCTCAAGTTCCCCCTCCTGTTGCCCCAAAGCCAACCATTCATGCAGGGATCGGGGATAGCTACCGACCAGGACATTGCGTCAAACCACCAATTGCACCAAAGCCTGGTTCACAGCCTTCTTCGCCTGCTCATGTCCCACATTCACCAAGACCCACTGTTCTTCCCACTGGTCCTAATGACATAGCTTTGAATCTGAGTCCTTCCTCTGAGAGCAAGCTGTTTCAACCCTCCCCCAAGTCTCCCTCATCTCCAAGATATACCAGGAATATTCGTGACACATATGTAGTCATCACATTGCCATCTCAGCCCAGCTCTCCAGTAGACAGTCTCTTAACTCAAGCTCCCTCTAGCCCCGGCCCAGCATCTTCTTCATGCCCGGCTCAGCTCCAAAGctaccaccaacaacaacatcaacttcACTCTTATCCACAGCATCATCCacaaccaaccccccctcaaACAACCAGAGTGCCTCTGGCATACACACGAGTCACAGAATCTATTGAAAGTCAAGAGTTTTGTGGCCCGGAGAAGCATGTATCTAGTTCTTGTCATATAATTGAGGCTATATCTGCCTCTGCACAGCCACCTGTGGTTATGCCTAATCTGATCTCTCAAGTGGTCACCACAGAAGTCCAAAGGACCACTGTCTCTGTTGTTCATGAAAGGACATCACCCCCAGTGCCAGCTCCAAGGGCAAATGGTGTCCCAATCTCAATGGAGAAACCTAAGCCCCAATTGCCAGCGCAAAATGGACAGGCCATCCAACCTTCTGAGGTGGTAGATCTTAGGACTATGAAGGTGGACCAACAATCAGACATGAATGGTGTGGATCTGTCTGCTGGCCCAGACGCAAGACGTCAGTCCTTTGCAGCGGATATCAGTCGTCAGAACAGTGCAGTGCACTCACCTGTGGTCAATCTTAGTGCTGAATCATCCACTGTTTCTATAGTGACTGATAGTATCACCATTGTGACCTGTGCTGCCACAATTGAACAATGTGACAATGTAGACATTTCCCGAGTATCTTCAGTTCCCCTTCagttaacaaaaaataaagcttttgaACCTGTTTCTCAAATCATATATCGGCCAATTGATTCTCAGCCATCTACACCGTCTGGTATGGAAACCCCTATTAACCTCTCAGTCGGATCCAGCACCGGCGGAGGTTCTTTCCAGACCAATCCTGTCACTATTGCGCCCGCTTGTATTGCAGGTTATGTTGCCAATGGATTAACTACGGGCTCAACCACAATGGCTGGAGCCGTCGACCTTAGCACAACAAAACCATTCAACACTCTGGTGTCAGTGGATGCTGCTTCTGCAGAGGCGGTCACAGCTGTACTCACAGATGACGATGGCAAACCAGTGGATCTgactgcaggaaaaagagctgtTTGCTGTGATGTTGTGTACAATCTCCCATTTGCAGGAAGCTGCACTGCTCAGCAAGCTACTACACCCCTGCCTGAAGATCGATTTGGATATCGGGATGACCATTACCAGTATGACCGATCCCCTTACGGCATGAGAGGGTTTGGTGGAATTAAACCGTCGATGTCAGACACTAACCTAGCAGAGGCCGGCCTGTTCTTTTACAAGAGTAAGAACAGCTATGATTTCAGTGGTACCACAGAGGGTGCAGTAGATCTTACCTCAGCAAAGATTTCTGATGCAGGTCAGTGCAGTGACATTGCCGACTTGTCACTTAAATGTCACTTTGAACTGCCTCGACTCATTCATGGCTGACCTGAcaactttttgtcttttttttgctgttcgTTTTGATTTgcatgaaacatttttttgtttttttttgccctttCACCATAATATTTTTTGCATGTTGCTTGCATGCTGTTGCTGTTTACACTTCTTGTGCTTCTCGTTATTGGATCGTTTCcccctttttaaatattatttggaTAAGGCATGGCTTGGTTCAACATTGAATAAGTCTGCATTGTTTGGACTCAACTGATATTTTTGACTTTTGACAGGTGAAGCTGTTGACTACTCCAAGAAAGGAACTTATGCAGGAATGACAATCCCACCCTATTCCCAAGCCAGAGTCACAAGCGCTGTTGGAACACTCTTTGGTACAAGCAGTGTCTTGAGGTCATCAAATGGGGTGGTTTATTCCTCTGTTGCAGCACCAATCCCATCTACGTATGCCATTACCACCCAACCTGGGTCCATCTTTAGTACAACATACAACACACTTTCAGGTATGCATACCAGCGATACAATGCCTTCCCTTTCTGACATCCAGAATTTACCACTTACAAGATCCCATAGTTTCCTCTCCACCATCAACTCTACTGCTACCGTGGAACAAGAAGATACCCCACTCAATCTGGAGATCTCTAGAAGGGGTAGCACTGTTGTCACAGCTTCTTTGTCTCTTGACTACACTGATGCATCCCTGGAGGCCATAGCTGCTTCACTAGAAGCCCTGTCTTCACCCATGGTTCCTGGGGATGGCCAGTATCAGGCAGAGCGTGAGAGACTAGAGATGGAGAAACTGAAGCAACAGCGCTTGGCTGAGGAATTAGAGTGGGAGCGCCAAGAGATTCAACGGTTCCGAGAGCACGAACAACTCTTGGTCCAGAAGGAACTGGAAGAGCTGCAGGCGATGAAGCAACACATCCTGAATCAACAAGAAGAGGAAAGACAGGCTCACCTTATGATGCAGAAAGAAACATATgcccaacaacagcagcagcttgatCAGATTCAGCGACTCCAAGAGCAGCTGCGCATGCAACTGGAAGAGCAAAAACTTCGTCAGATGTACCCAGGTGGGGACCTACCAGGGCATGGCGTGCAGGAGGCAGTTGTCTTAGGACCTGATGGCACAGTACTCTCCCGGAAGATCACGGATAGTGGGTGCCAGacagatgaggaggatgaggcagTGAGCAAAGCTTATACAgcagggaggaaaaagaaaagtgccaAAAAGAGTGTTGACAGTTGTGTCCAGACTGATGATGAAGATCAAGATGAATGGGAGGCCCAGACCAGAAACCGACAAAGTCGGCCACGCACTGCTCGGGGTGACAGGGGTGGACATTCAGAGATGTCTCTTAAAGCCCACACTGAGATTTCCATACAAACCGATCCAGAAGGCAACATTCGAGTGGACTCCAGGATGGAGCTGTCTGACTCTGAAAGGACCTCGCCAAAGAAAAGACCCACTCCCTTAGAAATAGGTCAATCTCCTAAAGTTGATTCTTCTACGCTTCAGGCCCCTCCTAAATCTCTCAATGTGCTTTATTCCCCCATATCCCCCTGTATATCACCAAGCAAATCCCTTGAGTTTGTGTCCTATGAGAAATCATTGGGTGATACAAGCCCACAAAAGCTAAGAGGAAGTACCGATCCATCGAAAGCCTCTCCAGTAAGTCCCAGGGCACCAAAAGCCATACAGAGATCGATGTCTGACCCTAAGCCCATGAGTCCAACAGGAGAAGAAAGGGCAACATGTGGCACCCAGTATGGTGATACAGTGAGTAGTATACCTATCGCTTTAATTGCCATTACATCTCACTCATTTTATGAAGCTTGTCATTAATTATGCCAGATCCACTCACagtatagattaaaaaaatggacaatTTGGTAGATGGGAATTCAAGCAAAGTAGTCTGAGCGTGGCACACTAGATAATGTGGTTATACCTAAGTGGATATAATGCTGATGTACTCCAATAATTGTACTTCATTTTATACAATGCAGCGGTTTTCTTCCTTAACATTGGTGTGACCTTAACCCAAGAGAGATACCATAATATGCCAAATGACGACTTTTTAAGTTACAAATGCCACCTTAGGTACTAGTTTCCATAACATATACAGAAtgggaagtaaaaaaataactgaATAGGTTAAGCAATGCAGATGTCGGCATCAAATGCAGCTCCTGACCCTCATGAGGTATGGAGGTCAGATTTCAGCCTGGGCAATTTATTGGTAGAATCTCATACACCTTAAATGAAATGAGCTGATCACTTGTTTTGAAACTGAATTTAGGCAATTTAGTGAGAAGTAGGTAACATTTGTGGATTGAAATACCTTACAGGTATGCTCGAAAGGTGTTCTAACATCCGGCACCATCCACCATGTTCATGTCCTTATCTATAAATCATGACTTTGTATTAACTTTGTAGCAAGACTAGAATTGATGTGCTTTTCTACTTTTTCAACTGtgaaactattcctttaatacGTTCATTGTTAGAATTACAAAGACTATATAACCGTATCAATTCCGGCAGTCTTAATCATGTTCTTGTTTACTTTTCCCACAGGGGAAAGGCTCAGGTGGCACACCAACAGGCACTCAAAAGAAGGTGAAGAGGACCCTCCCCAATCCACCCTCAGAGGATGAGTCAACAACGAGTGGTCAGACAGCACACAACACTGGTTCGGCCCGCCGGAGAATGTGCCGCAATTCTAACATGGCACGTGCTAAGATCCTGCAGGACATTGATCGTGAGTTAGATCTTGTTGAGCGTGAGTCTTCCAAGCTCCGCAAAAAACAAGCAGAGcttgatgaggaggagaaggagattgaCGCTAAGCTTAGGTACTTGGAGATGGGAATTAATCGTAGAAAGGATGTGCTactgatggagagagagaagagagaaagggcATATTTACAGAGTGTTGCAGAGGACAGAGACTACATGTCCGACAGTGAGGTTAGTAACATCCGAGAGACAAGGGGTGGGCTTGGAAGTGGTGAAGATGAGGAGATTGAAGGTCACAGCCTTGAACGTCCCAGAACAGCTCCACAGTCAGAACTGGATGACTTTGTCCCTCCTCAAACGAAGTATGAGTATGGGAAATACAGCCAGCACCAATACTATCAAACCCAATACCAGCAGTCTCTCTACCAGACTCCCCAGTCCTACCAATCCCATTCTCTCTACTCCTCTGTCCCCTCGCTCACTAGCTCCCAGCAGCAGAGTTACCACCAGATGCTCCTGTTGCAGCAGAAAGCTGCCAGACAAGCAGCCCTCCTCTCAGAGTTGGATGCAACTAAATATGATGTCATTAGCCGCCAGCCTGATCCCACATCGTCGGCTTACCTGGGAGTCAAGTATGACAAATATGGCAACCACCTTGACCTCAGAGCCTTGGAGGTTGGAAGTATGCCACGTAGCCCTATCACGGCTGTCTCTGATTCCTATTATACAGATGTAGATCCCCATACACCTCGTAGTTACATGTTATTGGAGGATGCTGCAGAACTGGCTAAGAGCTCCACAGGTCTATCCTCATCTTACAGTCTGGCTGAGAGGGAGTTGGCCAAAGCAGAAAAGCTGCTGCGTAGGAGTGCTGCAGATCTGTGTTCTGCTGAGTATCTGGGATCCACGTCTAGACTCCATACTTTTGGTAAGACCCCCGATGAAGAGGATACAATGGAGGAACCCTACGAACTGAAACTCTTGAAGCAGCAGCTAAAGCAAGAGTTCAGGAGAAGTGCTGGGACAGAAAACCTAGAACAATTGACAGGCCTCTCCCAGCACTACTACACCCCAAGCTCTAGCGTGTCTAGTTACTCCCAAAGACAATATCCAAAGTCAGATAAGTACAGTATCAGTCGACTTACTCTCGAGAAGCAGGCAGCTAAACAACTCCCAGCATCAATGTTGTACCAAAAACACAAGGCACCGTTGATTGATCCTAAGATCTCTTCCAAGTATTCCTCTGTTACAGATAACAGGGGTTTGGAGACAGACTACACCAGCTATCTTGGGTCAACCAGTGCATCTGTAAGAACCAGCCGGCTCTCACAAGATGAAATTACCTTTGGCCTTCGTAAGAATATTGCAGAGCAACAAAAATACCTGGGGTCCACCTTGGGTGCCAATTTGGCAGGGTCTCTAAATCTGGGCCAGAGCCTAGGCTTGGATTCCGCTTATCCTAGTGGTAGTCGCTCAAGACCCTCATCGAGGCCCACATCTTGCTATGGCCTGGACTTGTCCATTAAAAGAGACCCTTCCAGCTCTTCGCTGAGGCTTAAAGGGGACGGCGAAACATCTGGAGATGTACCAAGCTATCAAACTCCCTCTGGTCGCACCAAACCTACAAGCCTTCCCATTGTGCAAAGTGGTCGTGGCAGACTACCAATAGTTGCCCAAAACTCTGAGGAAGAGAGCCCATTGAGCCCAGTTGGGCAACCTATGGGCATGGCCCGTGCATCAGCGGGACCTCTACCGCCGATCTCAGCTGATTCAAGGGACCAGTTTGGTTCCTGCCTTTCCTTACAGGACTCCCAACAACAGCAACATATCAGGGAAGAGCCAACCAGGGGTAGGGGTTACGTACTTCTGGATGACCTTCAGGGTACCATGTCAGATAGTGAAGGTAAAAAACAGACTTGTCATATTGTCAATCTTTTCCTGTTGAATGTTTCGTCCTTTAGATTGGCTGGCTATGGTTTGTCTTTCTTGAATTTAATActattgtgtgtgatgtttagtttcggtttattttttgaaaatctgcATGTGTCTTACCTTAACTTtaatgaattttatttttgttttcggGTGTCAGTGATTTTGTGCAATCGTTTAAGATCCGGTGTACATGCATGCCTTTGTACATTTTTCTCTATGTCTTTATCAGTGTGCTTGAATGTATCTTTATGCATGCACTGTATTTCTGTCTGCATGCCAgatattgtgtaatgttttctCACAACAGTTTACTGTGTGACACCAAATGGTCTCCCTGTTTCAGCTACATGGCGTGGGAGTTTCTCACTAGTGGCAGTCTGCATTATATTTAGCGAATTACAACATTTGTAGCTATTACCATTTTctaacgttttttgttttaattgtctTTCAAATATTGTGTGGAAGATACAAGACCACAATAGCAAAAAAATGATCCCTTCATacctttttccccacaaattatACACCGAAAAGTGCCTCCCATTGTTacataatacattttacataatTAGTACAGAATTCCGTCAAATAAACaggttattttaataaataaataacattgtattttaataaaataaaatagggtAATAAAGGATAATGGGGATTTTACAGTAGCTGATGATCAATGTCGATATTAAATAGTTATATAGTTAGTTATTATATTTCATCATGTATGTGTTTAAATTCATACGTTCAATTATTATGATACCAAACTGTAGGCAAGATCAGAACGTTACCAAACTAATGACTTAAATAATAGCTTAGAGCAGAAAACTGTCATATGTTTTTTAAACGCATGATATTTCGAGGTGACACTTGTatgtaataaatacaaaactttACCTTGCATGCCTTGTTGTGAATACTTGCATTTATTGTGACATTAGTAAGTTATTTATATTGCACGTTCTgggttttattcctttttttctgatttttgtttatatttcaaacaaaaaatcTGATAAAACTAAATTATTATATTCAACTTCTTTTTTAATTCATCCTTTACTGAGAAAACCTTTCCTATTGCTTCCTTAGCTATTTTTCCTTTGTATTTAATGAATACAGTATTATGAGCTGTCATCACTAACttgactaactaactaactttgagtctgccttgtgaatgaaaagcgctatacaaataaacttgccttgcctaaCTAAAAAAGTCTGCAAAAAACACAGCACAGTATTGTTCCAACGCAAACAATGTTTCTGCTTTATTTCAAGAAAGAACACAATGTTTGggtgaattttattttgctgcTGTTTTGCTGAGTAAATTCAATACTTTGCATTGCATTCTGAAGCAGTATGTTGTTGACATCCTTAAgtcaagaaacattttttcaaCCTTCAATTAAGTTCTGAATCAGCAACGGTAATTTTCCAAGCTGATGACAGTTTTAGTACAAAAAGAGAAGCAACATTTGAAAGCTATATTAAAGTAAGATACTGTTTAAGCTAACTgtatgggttttttttctagttGTTTTTTATCTCCGGCTTAAATATCTAAAGATCCCGTGTCCTAGTTGTCTTGAATGCAGTCTAACTACAAATAAATTCACATGGATCCGATAGATTTTCAATGTAAATCCATTTGCCTTGATTCCAGCACTAAGTGATTCCCAGATGGCTTTGAACAGAGACGATGCAACCAATGGTAGAGTATTAGTTCAGTTCTCTAGTCATTCATCAGTAAACACATTAACCTGC
This window contains:
- the pcloa gene encoding protein piccolo isoform X6 — translated: MSPHQDSSLSVCARPPGSTHRETPQLNEQKEPVAAEPEQRASLSVSVVQVLPPIPADGQQRKSSEEIAETESAAAEQQSAPVSEIPAVEQQESSSGKASEDHPRSETDISNVEQQARGAPVSGIPAVEPEQSTSENPAEDFSTLVESETQNVLTIRGLDETAAPAEVETELNPKTAESEASAPVKGNERVDPIPEKLPDASTNSVHPEPASIPTVTQEDPPQLVPLPDYSATHLKNETITEVEQAQPSDNAQVEDAPPACQTQSDSVDTAFEVEQSEINKELGVGSVTQEVRIEVDEEIKVEAESVTENAVCIEGARSPAVDVAENEASVDNVEVPKPDQSQRELKQETDKYKESESSSVVSDNKHPVSAAEEKSQVDKVENKAIDNEEEPTPLDPAEHSPHVVLLETKAPEESIEEKPSEYNVFDKLIFERKKSKEKIHDQTIVKDTAEETIIVDKTVEKETIEARGDSSIDNKSPNGKAFEGEGIQKNAAAEKASELKADNGKSLEEEVVEQEQIEKEKDQKPQKERMDKDESSPALSTTAADTISPVIEKIEPDTPAEDTMVETVLLSEKLEEEKKLMVREESLAQREEERTPIDTMLEGDDESANAVVPLVTPPPESQDQEKVNVKESKQSVEMVSDSVVLSEMQVRDRAREKKLVREEPEVSSENNNCCIAVNQPEGERQTSAGDEKPLEEVAEQKVSFKQKEELDTQPAAANIQEVTSVSETSIFSDKNDKTQFDVGKTTISRKDEGSDTALENGDLSASVGPVLQVEPEFPLLVVSEHVKGLKEENANVEEKTEVVAQPLGKPCEEDAVAEVKMEETMKEPEEKEISAKDCSPTSPSDLAKLESTVLPILEAKTQPKEDEETLTDTLKTRRKLQVLPLSPDSPSSEDDRGLCEKNDKGTTKKKLLVPMDVRADSLDDSSESFGKESPISGDDEEFIRKQIMEMSENEDASPSDEENLIRRKIRENEKKQMEQKTTEGVERSASGKARRLTKKCTISPDDEEVKQLRDSSEKPDINREEGQDSKEGSGTGVRKFRIMELNSTSGPIHIPNDDREPEMESLTDSPDDRSRGEGSSSLHASSFTPGTSPTSLSSLDEDSDSGSPSHIRSGEGKQHRKAKHRQPGQMLPTIEDSSEEEELREEEELLREQEKQKGSGKKSKKDKEEIRAQRRRERPKTPPSNLSPIEDASPTEELRQEAEMEEIRRSSCSDFSPSVESDSEGFEIHPAKIAAVQKTYQLPISVSLHSPTDAQNLDQPQKKTLKTADEAYEEIMLRAKSPTLDKGNIQPGKESLYGGMLIEDYAYASLIDNSTADTGGPEKINVPAQPKTLRSPDEVYEDMIKKRKEFIQLEKEYQKMQPKVESTTPEIVLQPAEDTFPKSTTVTLGKDGKPLLDAETAYEELIKRTLTPGTSPTLQEPEVEATASKRALNPIPDLKVTQCSSGELSSDDESIKKEEIITIVSDTPEAMETEPVTVSTESPPSSTSYQQTHTTITESELDIVDLSSALPRTSVPAIVSVSPLPTVPQYTPGVSSVVSTSPPLPPKPSVLLRANSQEKAEVPVAPPLPPPTPPKPTVFPRKAPVPLPPQASATQIRPEMVAMTASQGSPTRQLVTPIYKPQVPPPVAPKPTIHAGIGDSYRPGHCVKPPIAPKPGSQPSSPAHVPHSPRPTVLPTGPNDIALNLSPSSESKLFQPSPKSPSSPRYTRNIRDTYVVITLPSQPSSPVDSLLTQAPSSPGPASSSCPAQLQSYHQQQHQLHSYPQHHPQPTPPQTTRVPLAYTRVTESIESQEFCGPEKHVSSSCHIIEAISASAQPPVVMPNLISQVVTTEVQRTTVSVVHERTSPPVPAPRANGVPISMEKPKPQLPAQNGQAIQPSEVVDLRTMKVDQQSDMNGVDLSAGPDARRQSFAADISRQNSAVHSPVVNLSAESSTVSIVTDSITIVTCAATIEQCDNVDISRVSSVPLQLTKNKAFEPVSQIIYRPIDSQPSTPSGMETPINLSVGSSTGGGSFQTNPVTIAPACIAGYVANGLTTGSTTMAGAVDLSTTKPFNTLVSVDAASAEAVTAVLTDDDGKPVDLTAGKRAVCCDVVYNLPFAGSCTAQQATTPLPEDRFGYRDDHYQYDRSPYGMRGFGGIKPSMSDTNLAEAGLFFYKSKNSYDFSGTTEGAVDLTSAKISDAGEAVDYSKKGTYAGMTIPPYSQARVTSAVGTLFGTSSVLRSSNGVVYSSVAAPIPSTYAITTQPGSIFSTTYNTLSGMHTSDTMPSLSDIQNLPLTRSHSFLSTINSTATVEQEDTPLNLEISRRGSTVVTASLSLDYTDASLEAIAASLEALSSPMVPGDGQYQAERERLEMEKLKQQRLAEELEWERQEIQRFREHEQLLVQKELEELQAMKQHILNQQEEERQAHLMMQKETYAQQQQQLDQIQRLQEQLRMQLEEQKLRQMYPGGDLPGHGVQEAVVLGPDGTVLSRKITDSGCQTDEEDEAVSKAYTAGRKKKSAKKSVDSCVQTDDEDQDEWEAQTRNRQSRPRTARGDRGGHSEMSLKAHTEISIQTDPEGNIRVDSRMELSDSERTSPKKRPTPLEIGQSPKVDSSTLQAPPKSLNVLYSPISPCISPSKSLEFVSYEKSLGDTSPQKLRGSTDPSKASPVSPRAPKAIQRSMSDPKPMSPTGEERATCGTQYGDTGKGSGGTPTGTQKKVKRTLPNPPSEDESTTSGQTAHNTGSARRRMCRNSNMARAKILQDIDRELDLVERESSKLRKKQAELDEEEKEIDAKLRYLEMGINRRKDVLLMEREKRERAYLQSVAEDRDYMSDSEVSNIRETRGGLGSGEDEEIEGHSLERPRTAPQSELDDFVPPQTKYEYGKYSQHQYYQTQYQQSLYQTPQSYQSHSLYSSVPSLTSSQQQSYHQMLLLQQKAARQAALLSELDATKYDVISRQPDPTSSAYLGVKYDKYGNHLDLRALEVGSMPRSPITAVSDSYYTDVDPHTPRSYMLLEDAAELAKSSTGLSSSYSLAERELAKAEKLLRRSAADLCSAEYLGSTSRLHTFGKTPDEEDTMEEPYELKLLKQQLKQEFRRSAGTENLEQLTGLSQHYYTPSSSVSSYSQRQYPKSDKYSISRLTLEKQAAKQLPASMLYQKHKAPLIDPKISSKYSSVTDNRGLETDYTSYLGSTSASVRTSRLSQDEITFGLRKNIAEQQKYLGSTLGANLAGSLNLGQSLGLDSAYPSGSRSRPSSRPTSCYGLDLSIKRDPSSSSLRLKGDGETSGDVPSYQTPSGRTKPTSLPIVQSGRGRLPIVAQNSEEESPLSPVGQPMGMARASAGPLPPISADSRDQFGSCLSLQDSQQQQHIREEPTRGRGYVLLDDLQGTMSDSEALSDSQMALNRDDATNAYHLRREETDWFDKPRDGRSENGQEKRQGKGLYYPFPHLRVKLQRDPKDRSVSGNGLGIRVVGGKEVPGSNGDIGAYVAKVLPGGAAEQTGKILEGMQVLEWSGVPLTGKTYEEVQGLVGQPCNEADVCVRLDLNMLAESDGSDHLDFQEHSKGDRPPRSPGVDPKQLAAELQKVSQQQAPSSTSSSGLPPTTSATSSPGQPGSPSVGKKRHSSKTAEGMKTLTHPISGEIQLQINYDKQLGNLIVHVLQARNLAPRDNNGYSDPFVKVYLLPGRGQVMVVQNASAENKRRSKPAGKSLNPEWNQTVIYKNIHLEQLRKKTLEVSVWDYDKCSSNDFLGEVLIDLSNTAQLDNVPRWLLLKEQSEGDHHRRSHSGQSRHGSSKPSSQHSSPKTTGAAHDNQDSPKSSVIKSRSHGIFPDPAKDTQVPTIEKSHSSPGTSKPSPSEGQGQSHGHSQHARSHGASRSSKSAARQRHQDSGVATGDAPQQQQQQLPQRLQPTRSSYRSGDAPVTAASLDSGLSGSAYSLLDEEGEMNEVDSAIFQVPRLGKIPNGTDEMKSSLVPGEIEGKSQVMGEIKIALKKEIKTEGEQLVLEILQCRNITYKFKTPDHLPDLYVKLYVVNIATQKRIIKKKTRVCRHDREPSFNETFRFCMNPAGHSLQLFLVSNGGKFVKKTLIGEAYVWLDKVDLRKRVVGWHKLLASTAQIHS